One stretch of Arachis duranensis cultivar V14167 chromosome 1, aradu.V14167.gnm2.J7QH, whole genome shotgun sequence DNA includes these proteins:
- the LOC107463422 gene encoding NAD-dependent malic enzyme 2, mitochondrial-like, with the protein MTLKAVGHPFSSPPRRGLYTCRSKLVAVFTTSSSSSSLWTCRSKCGQLNSSIVFVFFIVDLLDPRLCLVVPPLPVLIDNIKEFAPIIYTPTVGLVCQNYSGLFRRPHGMYFSAKDKEEMMSMIYNWPAPEVDMIMIVLTNGSRILGLGDLGVQGIGIPIGKLDIYVAAAGISPQRILPVMLDVGTSNQKLLEDRLYLGLRQPRLEGEEYLTIVDEFMEAVHARWPKAIVQFEDFQMKWAFETLERYHKRFCMFNDDLQGTAGVALAGILGSVRAQGRPLSNFLNQRIVVVGAGSAGLGVLKMAIQAVSKMAGCSETAAKSQFFLIDKDGLVTTDRNNLDPAAAPFAKNPRDLEGLTEGASIIEVVKKVRPHVLLGLSGVGGIFNEEVLKAMKESVSTKPAIFAMSSPTMNAECTAIDAFKHAGGDIVFGSGSPFENVDLGNGKVGHVNQANNMYLFLGIGLGSILSGARLITDGMLQAAAEWYAHVNVDYFYWQNLFI; encoded by the exons CTCAAAGCTGTTGGCCATCCATTCTCTTCTCCTCCACGTCGTGGCCTTTACACTTGCAGATCGAAGCTCGTGGCCGTCTTCACTACATCGTCTTCGTCTTCTTCGTTGTGGACTTGCAGATCGAAGTGTGGGCAGTTGAATTCCTCCATCGTCTTCGTCTTCTTTATCGTGGACTTGCTCGATCCTCGTCTCTGTCTCGTCGTTCCTCCCTTGCCG GTGCTTATTGATAATATTAAAGAGTTTGCCCCTATAATATATACTCCTACAGTTGGATTAGTTTGCCAAAATTATTCTGGGTTATTTAGACGTCCACATGGAATGTATTTTAGTGCCAAAGATAAAGAAGAGATGATGTCGATGATCTATAACTGGCCAGCTCCCGAG GTAGATATGATTATGATTGTCTTGACAAACGGTAGTCGAATCCTTGGCTTAGGTGACCTTGGAGTTCAGGGCATTGGAATACCAATAGGAAAACTTGACATTTATGTTGCTGCTGCCGGTATCAGCCCGCAAAGA ATACTTCCAGTTATGCTAGATGTTGGAACCAGCAATCAAAAGCTACTTGAAGATCGTCTTT ATTTAGGACTTCGACAACCAAGGTTGGAAGGTGAAGAGTATCTAACAATTGTGGATGAATTCATGGAAGCTGTTCATGCTCGATGGCCTAAGGCCATTGTGCag TTTGAGGATTTCCAAATGAAGTGGGCTTTTGAAACTTTGGAACGATATCATAAAAGGTTTtgcatgtttaatgatga CCTTCAGGGCACTGCTGGTGTTGCTCTTGCTGGAATATTGGGATCTGTAAGAGCCCAAGGTCGGCCATTGTCTAATTTTCTAAATCAAAGGATAGTTGTGGTTGGAGCTGGGAG TGCAGGGCTTGGTGTTCTGAAAATGGCCATCCAGGCAGTTTCAAAGATGGCAGGGTGCAGTGAAACAGCTGCCAAAAGTCAATTCTTTTTGATTGATAAAGAT GGTCTTGTCACAACTGATAGGAATAATCTAGATCCAGCTGCAGCTCCATTTGCTAAAAACCCAAGAGACCTAGAAGGGCTCACTGAGGGTGCTAGTATAATTGAAGTG GTGAAGAAGGTTAGACCACATGTTCTCCTTGGTTTGTCTGGGGTTGGTGGCATTTTCAATGAGGAG GTGCTTAAGGCAATGAAAGAATCTGTTTCAACAAAACCTGCCATCTTTGCCATGTCTAGCCCTACCATGAATG CTGAGTGCACTGCTATTGATGCTTTTAAGCATGCCGGAGGAGATATCGTATTTGGAAGTGGAAGCCCTTTCGAAAATGTAGATCTTG GTAATGGAAAAGTGGGTCATGTAAATCAGGCCAACAACATGTATTTGTTCCTAGG AATCGGTCTAGGATCAATTTTGTCAGGTGCTCGGCTAATAACAGATGGAATGTTGCAGGCTGCTGCTGAATGGTATGCACATGTTAATGTGGACTATTTTTATTGGCAAAATCtctttatttga
- the LOC107462584 gene encoding pathogenesis-related protein 2-like: MAVFTFEDEITSTLPPAKLYNAMKDADSLTPKIIDDVKSVEIVEGNGGPGTIKKLTIVEDGETKFILHKVEAIDEANYAYNYSVVGGVALPPTAEKITFETKLVEGPNGGSIGKLSVKFHSKGEAKPEEEDMKKGKAKGEALFKAIEGYVLANPTQY; this comes from the exons ATGGCCGTCTTCACTTTCGAGGATGAAATCACCTCCACCCTGCCCCCTGCCAAGCTTTACAATGCTATGAAGGATGCCGACTCCCTCACCCCTAAAATTATTGATGACGTCAAGAGTGTTGAAATCGTTGAGGGAAACGGTGGTCCTGGAACCATCAAGAAACTCACCATTGTCGAGG ATGGAGAAACCAAGTTTATCTTACACAAAGTGGAGGCAATAGATGAGGCTAACTATGCATACAACTACAGCGTGGTTGGAGGAGTGGCGCTGCCTCCCACGGCGGAGAAGATAACATTTGAGACGAAGCTGGTAGAAGGACCCAACGGAGGATCCATCGGGAAGCTGAGTGTGAAGTTCCACTCGAAAGGAGAAGCGAAGCCAGAGGAGGAAGACATGAAGAAGGGTAAGGCCAAGGGCGAAGCTCTCTTCAAGGCTATTGAGGGTTACGTTTTGGCCAACCCTACTCAATATTAG
- the LOC107462570 gene encoding pathogenesis-related protein 2 — MAVFTFEDEITSTLPPAKLYNAMKDADSLTPKIIDDVKSVEIVEGNGGPGTIKKLTIVEDGETKFILHKVEAIDEANYAYNYSVVGGVALPPTAEKITFETKLVEGPNGGSIGKLSVKFHSKGEAKPEEEDMKKGKAKGEALFKAIEGYVLANPAQY, encoded by the exons ATGGCCGTCTTCACTTTCGAGGATGAAATCACCTCCACCCTACCCCCTGCTAAGCTTTACAATGCTATGAAGGATGCCGACTCCCTCACCCCTAAGATTATTGATGACGTCAAGAGTGTTGAAATCGTCGAGGGAAACGGTGGTCCTGGAACCATCAAGAAACTCACCATTGTCGAGG ATGGAGAAACCAAGTTTATCTTACACAAAGTGGAGGCAATAGATGAGGCTAACTATGCATACAACTACAGCGTGGTTGGAGGAGTGGCGCTGCCTCCCACGGCGGAGAAGATAACATTTGAGACAAAGCTGGTAGAAGGACCCAACGGAGGATCCATCGGGAAGCTGAGTGTGAAGTTCCACTCGAAAGGAGAAGCGAAGCCAGAGGAGGAAGACATGAAGAAGGGTAAGGCCAAGGGTGAAGCTCTCTTCAAGGCTATTGAGGGTTACGTCTTGGCCAACCCTGCTCAATATTAG